The Pseudomonas fragi DNA window AAAATTCCGTCAGGCAAAAAGTCGGCACGCCCAAATCCTGCAGGCGCTGCGAACCGCCCAGCTCGGGCAGGTCGATGATGGCTGCTGCTTCAAACACCTGCGCACCCATGCGTCGCACCAGGTTGGCTGCCGCAATCAGCGTGCCGCCTGTAGCAATCAAGTCATCGACGATCAGCAACGAGTCGCCTTCACACAGGCTGTCGGCGTGAACTTCCAGAAACGCTTCGCCATATTCCGTCTGATAGCCTTCGGCCAATACGTCAGCGGGCAATTTGCCTTGTTTGCGAAACAGGATCAGCGGTTTGTTGAGCTGGTGGGCCAGTACCGAGCCGATCAGGAAGCCGCGGGCATCCATGGCGCCGATATGGCTGAAGTCAGCCTCGACGTAGCGCTCGATAAAACGGTCGGCAATCACGCGCATGGCACGGGGCGACTGGTACAGCGGAGTGATGTCACGAAAGATGACGCCCGGCTTGGGGAAATCAACAACCGGGCGGATCAGGGTTTTGAGGCAAAAATCGTCGGAGACCATATCGGGCTGTCCTGGGGAGCATTAAGCGCGCCAGTATAACCCGTCAAGCCGTCTCAGACCTCCAGCGAACCACCGGCCAGGGCGCACAGCTTGATCGGGTCAAGAATATGCACTTCTTTGCCTTCGGCAGTAATCAGCTGGTTTTCCTGCAGGCGGGTGAATACGCGGGACACGGTTTCTACGGCCAGGCCCAGGTAGTTGCCGATTTCGTTGCGCGACATGCTCAGGCGGAACTGATTGGCCGAGAAACCGCGAGCACGGAAACGTGCTGACAGGTTGACCAGAAAGGTGGCGATACGCTCGTCAGCGGTTTTTTTCGA harbors:
- a CDS encoding adenine phosphoribosyltransferase, with protein sequence MVSDDFCLKTLIRPVVDFPKPGVIFRDITPLYQSPRAMRVIADRFIERYVEADFSHIGAMDARGFLIGSVLAHQLNKPLILFRKQGKLPADVLAEGYQTEYGEAFLEVHADSLCEGDSLLIVDDLIATGGTLIAAANLVRRMGAQVFEAAAIIDLPELGGSQRLQDLGVPTFCLTEFSLTE